The proteins below are encoded in one region of Apium graveolens cultivar Ventura chromosome 4, ASM990537v1, whole genome shotgun sequence:
- the LOC141720606 gene encoding succinate dehydrogenase subunit 6, mitochondrial-like translates to MAETGDSVFGRMKEFLSDRFWFVEKCHKFINGRQKPLSWSDSDVNAFIATDPVHGPALKSAREVTKFAAAGSALGAVNLAGIAWKYSKSPHGTALSLAAGAVFGWTFGHEIGNHYHQLYRMDTMGAQVKFLEWLESKKGVSS, encoded by the exons ATGGCAGAAACAGGTGATTCGGTTTTCGGGAGAATGAAAGAGTTTTTGAGTGATAGGTTTTGGTTTGTCGAGAAATGTCATAAGTTTATTAATGGTCGTCAGAAGCCTCTTTCTTGGTCTGACTCTGATGTCAATGCGTTTATTGCTACTGATCCTGTTCATGGCCCTGCT TTGAAGTCTGCTCGGGAAGTTACAAAATTTGCTGCTGCAGGAAGTGCCCTCGGAGCAGTTAACCTCGCAGGCATTGCATGGAAATATTCAAAAAGTCCTCACG GTACTGCACTGTCCTTGGCAGCTGGAGCGGTATTCGGTTGGACATTTGGGCATGAAATTGGAAATCACTACCATCAACTTTACAGGATGGATACTATGGGTGCGCAGGTTAAGTTTTTGGAGTGGTTGGAGAGCAAGAAAGGAGTCTCTTCGTAG
- the LOC141720607 gene encoding uncharacterized protein LOC141720607, with protein sequence MDTLRRLRISNKTDQGDHHVREEKYKSKLTSSSLVSRLLGFNGLKSQKPIHRQHKSFAEHNLLRTSPVGLQGDSHYLGGKSHKKRFTEQPECKDIFEDKFTKSGSNKDAILELLEKPNSLFLKHLQGVQESSSSSLCSHLPIPKQSKLEIYEAKDQSVKKKTSKKHNIGSKKTHENGILSQSSTLSSTHNHPRQSKIGGQEKEGTDKGTSRIVILKPNYAMAQDASNFLSSHDLSRIKISGSRISKGHTDKDFVDGVEVSATRVREDKKKGKKVIRESSETKHIMNEAEAKEASKRFNSDVREVFTRMRTNFPSYIREIPGTGGLHDFSRIDSASESEVMKMTSYDSTESFISRQAKKRLLERWRRAQRNEQARAGDKGSTLGEMLCISEEKLANLDAANARWDSPLGISSADGWTDKHSKIKPRLRSLPPPGTRNEEVYAEHEHRTDDKLLMSKQARYRSQSDTVHGNVLEKQDFSSKNSRSGKGKLKSRHRRACNSHALLESHINRYETDLVKTNFPAKKSMFLPTVTSTFSTGASTTLEYLTASSTFSDVCCPDISRNMPERCDSSGAGLEHSNPKHLGANAEFSGRSKEADPSPISVMEVTSREHVSSGPECFKEVSIDLQDIRKQISLLSMESKTIFDAPMHIETDFSGEGSGLAANDEEIIVYECWESFYIADVLIESGLHDMDTDIFMLSLKGPNHLLGPWVFYNLEKKYCDEISAQKHERMLLFDRIRSAVLEISQSHVSPWVKLVTTKLDLNWPLRHEVHKLLAMQDSEVKEVISGKVIDKVTFWGDLRYSVDMIGTKIEWSLTNDLLMELVMELEFD encoded by the exons ATGGATACACTTCGCCGTCTCAGAATATCAAATAAAACCGATCAAG GAGACCATCATGTTCGCGAAGAAAAGTATAAGTCAAAGCTGACTTCATCAAGTTTGGTTTCTAGATTATTGGGGTTTAATGGCTTGAAATCTCAGAAGCCAATTCATAGGCAACATAAAAGCTTTGCGGAACACAATCTTCTGAGGACTTCACCTGTAGGGTTACAAGGAGACTCTCACTATCTTGGCGGTAAATCACATAAGAAGAGGTTCACTGAGCAGCCAGAGTGCAAGGACATATTTGAAGACAAATTTACGAAGTCAGGCTCCAATAAAGATGCAATTCTGGAGCTTCTTGAGAAACCCAATTCCTTGTTCTTAAAGCATCTGCAGGGCGTGCAAGAGTCTTCTTCTAGCTCTCTTTGCAGTCACCTGCCTATCCCGAAGCAATCCAAACTTGAAATATATGAAGCTAAAGATCAAAGCGTAAAGAAAAAAACTTCCAAAAAACATAACATCGGCTCTAAGAAGACACATGAGAATGGCATTTTGAGTCAATCTTCTACTCTTTCCAGTACTCATAATCATCCCAGGCAATCAAAAATTGGTGGGCAGGAGAAAGAGGGTACTGATAAAGGAACTTCAAGGATTGTAATTCTAAAACCAAACTATGCGATGGCACAAGATGCTTCTAACTTCTTATCATCACATGATCTTTCACGCATTAAAATTTCTGGAAGTAGGATATCTAAAGGACATACGGATAAAGACTTTGTTGATGGTGTAGAGGTCTCAGCAACGCGAGTTCGAGAGGATAAGAAAAAGGGCAAGAAAGTTATTAGAGAATCAAGTGAGACTAAACACATTATGAACGAAGCAGAAGCTAAAGAAGCTTCTAAAAGGTTTAATAGCGATGTCCGAGAAGTTTTTACTCGCATGAGAACCAACTTTCCATCTTATATTAGAGAAATACCTGGGACGGGGGGCCTTCATGATTTTTCACGAATTGATTCAGCAAGTGAATCAGAAGTAATGAAAATGACATCTTATGATTCAACAGAATCATTTATTAGCAGGCAGGCCAAGAAGAGACTGCTGGAGCGGTGGCGAAGGGCTCAGAGAAATGAACAGGCGAGAGCAGGTGACAAGGGCAGCACCCTCGGTGAAATGCTATGTATTTCGGAGGAGAAACTGGCGAATTTGGATGCCGCAAATGCAAGGTGGGATAGTCCTCTGGGTATTAGCAGCGCAGATGGCTGGACGGACAAGCATTCTAAAATTAAACCAAGATTAAGATCACTTCCTCCTCCTGGTACCAGAAATGAGGAAGTATATGCAGAACATGAACATCGGACTGATGACAAGCTGCTAATGTCTAAACAGGCCAGATATCGGAGTCAAAGTGATACAGTACATGGTAATGTTCTTGAGAAACAAGATTTCTCATCCAAAAATTCAAGATCTGGAAAGGGAAAATTAAAGTCTCGGCACAGACGTGCCTGTAACTCCCATGCTTTACTGGAAAGCCATATTAATCGTTATGAAACAGACCTTGTGAAGACTAATTTCCCGGCAAAAAAGTCTATGTTTCTTCCAACTGTTACCAGCACATTCAGTACAGGGGCAAGCACCACACTTGAGTACTTAACTGCTTCATCTACATTTTCTGATGTGTGTTGTCCAGATATCTCTAGAAACATGCCAGAACGATGTGATTCCTCTGGTGCCGGGCTAGAGCATTCAAATCCAAAG CACTTAGGTGCTAATGCAGAGTTCTCAGGAAGGTCGAAGGAGGCTGACCCCAGTCCAATTTCAGTTATGGAAGTTACTTCCAGAGAACATGTGTCCTCAGGTCCTGAATGCTTTAAAGAAGTTAGCATTGACCTTCAAG ATATCCGAAAGCAGATCTCTTTGCTTAGCATGGAATCAAAGACGATCTTTGATGCACCTATGCATATCGAAACCGACTTTTCTGGTGAAGGATCGGGCCTAGCAGCAAATGATGAAGAGATAATTGTATATGAGTGCTGGGAATCTTTCTACATTGCTGACGTTTTGATTGAATCTGGTCTTCATGATATGGACACTGATATATTCATGCTAAGTTTAAAAGGTCCGAATCACCTTCTTGGTCCGTGGGTCTTTTACAATCTTGAGAAGAAGTACTGTGATGAGATATCTGCACAGAAACATGAGAGGATGTTACTTTTTGATCGTATACGTTCAGCAGTTTTGGAGATTTCACAGTCGCATGTGAGTCCTTGGGTGAAGCTAGTGACAACTAAATTGGATTTGAATTGGCCGCTGAGGCATGAAGTGCATAAGTTGCTAGCAATGCAAGACTCAGAAGTCAAAGAGGTAATATCAGGAAAGGTAATTGATAAGGTGACATTTTGGGGGGATCTAAGATATTCAGTTGACATGATAGGTACAAAAATTGAGTGGTCGCTGACAAATGACCTGCTCATGGAGCTTGTAATGGAATTGGAATTCGATTAG